In the genome of Ktedonobacteraceae bacterium, one region contains:
- a CDS encoding adenylate/guanylate cyclase domain-containing protein, protein MAVPANIPDSDETTNSTLRSLGEQLLHISRMLHEHTRKLEVAVEGTYAGESGDPRVRLLNESLRISRTADLELGRLNQNAQRVLLTFQERLNRATQQSPVQPVSLPPSVRSNFEQERELLTTNISNLERKRNELETLYEIARVLNSTLEFDKVLRLVMDEVIDVVKAERGFLVLINPATNQLEFTIARDKEKRTIDQSAFQYQISRSTVERVVRTQVPVITSDAMLDDALKEQKSIMTYGIRSIMCVPLMVRGNCIGAVYVDSRMKTNLFSNNQRDVMLAFCHQAAIAIDNARLFADLNQALRRVEEDKSYMDNIFASIANGVITTDSNGIITKFNEAAGWILQIDSLSAVGKHYRDVFQVLPQARIIEYLQNAMVQHDHGTIVPNNVDCEITGRGLVNLSIYVSSLRDSDGNHIGMALVIDDRTELKRSEARVKEVRRIFGRFVHPNVVQRLIEDPSALNLGGEIKEITVISADIRGFTRMSEGMASGEVVNLLNNYLDIMVKEIWDEGGTITGFWGDELMAIFNAPLTQDDHVLRAVRAAWKMRLAVLEYQRSQPLSTPISFGFGVNTGEAMVGNIGSREYMQTYTAIGDAVNVASRLQHNAADNNILLNHSTFIRVRQHVQVTKLPPLAVKNKTEPLDAWCLIGLV, encoded by the coding sequence GTGGCTGTACCGGCGAATATACCTGATTCCGATGAGACTACCAATAGTACCTTGCGCTCGCTGGGGGAGCAACTTCTGCACATCTCGCGTATGCTGCACGAGCATACACGCAAGCTAGAGGTAGCAGTCGAGGGTACTTACGCGGGTGAAAGCGGCGATCCACGCGTGCGCCTGCTGAACGAATCATTGCGTATCAGCCGTACTGCCGATCTTGAATTGGGACGGCTCAATCAAAACGCGCAGCGTGTCCTGCTCACCTTCCAGGAACGCTTGAACCGTGCCACGCAACAATCTCCGGTTCAACCCGTGTCGCTGCCACCTTCTGTCAGAAGCAATTTTGAGCAAGAGCGCGAACTGCTCACTACAAATATCAGCAACCTCGAACGCAAGCGTAATGAACTGGAGACGCTCTATGAAATCGCGCGCGTTCTCAATTCCACACTTGAATTTGATAAAGTATTGCGGCTGGTGATGGACGAGGTCATCGATGTTGTTAAGGCCGAGCGGGGTTTCCTCGTACTGATTAATCCGGCCACCAACCAGCTTGAATTTACGATTGCGCGCGATAAGGAGAAGCGTACTATTGATCAGAGCGCGTTCCAGTACCAGATCAGCCGCAGCACAGTCGAGCGCGTGGTGAGGACACAGGTGCCCGTCATTACCTCGGATGCCATGCTTGATGATGCCTTGAAAGAGCAAAAGAGCATCATGACCTATGGCATCCGTTCAATTATGTGCGTGCCACTGATGGTGCGGGGCAACTGTATTGGCGCGGTTTATGTCGATAGCCGCATGAAAACCAACCTGTTCAGCAACAATCAACGCGATGTGATGCTTGCCTTCTGCCATCAAGCTGCCATTGCCATCGACAATGCGCGTCTCTTCGCCGACCTCAACCAGGCTCTGCGCAGGGTTGAGGAAGACAAGAGCTACATGGACAACATCTTTGCATCTATCGCAAATGGCGTCATCACCACCGATTCGAACGGTATTATCACAAAATTCAATGAAGCGGCGGGCTGGATTCTACAAATCGACTCCCTGTCAGCAGTGGGGAAACATTACCGGGACGTATTTCAAGTCCTACCGCAGGCGCGCATCATTGAATACCTGCAAAATGCCATGGTCCAGCACGATCATGGCACGATTGTGCCTAATAACGTCGATTGCGAAATTACGGGTCGTGGCCTGGTCAATCTGAGCATCTACGTCTCTTCCTTGCGCGATTCGGATGGGAACCATATTGGTATGGCGCTGGTCATCGATGATCGCACCGAACTGAAGCGCTCAGAGGCCAGGGTCAAAGAAGTGCGGCGCATCTTCGGTCGCTTCGTGCATCCCAATGTTGTACAGCGATTGATTGAAGATCCAAGCGCGTTGAACCTGGGTGGAGAAATCAAGGAAATAACGGTCATCTCCGCCGATATTCGCGGTTTTACACGCATGAGCGAGGGCATGGCATCCGGCGAGGTGGTCAACCTGCTCAATAACTATCTTGATATCATGGTCAAAGAGATCTGGGACGAGGGTGGTACGATCACAGGATTCTGGGGTGATGAACTGATGGCCATCTTTAACGCGCCCCTGACTCAGGATGACCATGTACTACGGGCCGTTCGCGCTGCCTGGAAAATGCGGCTTGCCGTACTTGAGTACCAGCGATCTCAACCGCTGTCTACACCAATTTCGTTCGGCTTCGGGGTCAACACGGGAGAAGCGATGGTGGGCAACATCGGCTCGCGCGAGTATATGCAGACCTATACCGCTATCGGAGATGCCGTCAATGTGGCATCCCGCCTGCAACACAATGCCGCCGATAATAATATCCTGCTGAATCATTCCACTTTTATCAGAGTCAGGCAACACGTGCAGGTTACTAAATTGCCCCCACTGGCGGTGAAGAATAAGACCGAACCGCTGGATGCGTGGTGTTTGATCGGTTTGGTGTGA
- a CDS encoding histone deacetylase yields the protein MATALIYDPIFLEHITPRNHPEQPQRLQAAMQVLEMLGWLQREGLVQLKPRAATEDELATVHDREYIQEVKKAALAAAREEAAGGRKTRFFATDTYVSARSYEAAIRAAGAPLTAIDAIMNGEVENAYCLVRPPGHHAVRESAMGFCLFNNVAVAARYAIDHYGLERIMIIDYDVHHGNGTQEMFYDDPRVLYFSVHRAPFYPGTGLSDETGEGAGLGTTINVPLPAMTGYETYEPVFRQVMAAAADRYNPQLMLVSAGFDAHWADPLGGMNLSTAGFSKLMAIIIEEAKFLCNGRLVLVQEGGYNIDAMASCVATCINMLLGDDAAVDSLGKAKDTAYRLNTDVLIAELRRIHHLKGYRLRNAPKPDIERLRREIKGPDA from the coding sequence ATGGCTACCGCGCTCATCTACGATCCAATTTTTTTAGAGCATATCACTCCGCGTAACCACCCGGAGCAACCCCAGCGCTTGCAAGCGGCTATGCAGGTGCTGGAAATGCTCGGCTGGTTACAGCGCGAGGGACTGGTGCAATTAAAACCGCGAGCTGCTACTGAAGATGAACTGGCCACGGTGCATGACCGCGAATACATTCAAGAAGTAAAGAAGGCCGCCCTTGCTGCCGCCAGGGAAGAAGCTGCCGGTGGGCGCAAAACAAGGTTCTTTGCCACCGATACCTACGTTTCCGCCAGATCATACGAGGCCGCTATCAGAGCCGCCGGCGCACCACTGACCGCCATCGATGCGATTATGAACGGTGAGGTGGAGAATGCCTACTGCCTGGTACGTCCACCCGGCCATCACGCCGTCCGCGAATCCGCCATGGGCTTCTGCCTGTTCAATAACGTAGCCGTTGCCGCGCGCTACGCGATTGACCATTATGGTCTCGAACGTATCATGATCATCGATTATGACGTGCATCACGGCAACGGCACGCAGGAAATGTTCTATGACGATCCTCGCGTGCTGTACTTTTCCGTACACCGCGCTCCATTCTATCCTGGAACGGGTCTCTCAGACGAAACGGGTGAGGGAGCGGGCCTGGGCACAACCATCAACGTGCCTCTACCCGCTATGACCGGCTACGAAACCTACGAACCGGTCTTTCGCCAGGTCATGGCCGCCGCCGCCGACCGCTATAATCCGCAATTGATGCTGGTATCGGCCGGCTTTGACGCGCATTGGGCCGATCCACTGGGCGGCATGAACCTTTCCACGGCCGGTTTCTCAAAGCTGATGGCGATTATTATCGAAGAGGCGAAATTCCTCTGCAATGGACGGCTGGTGCTCGTTCAGGAAGGCGGCTACAATATCGATGCTATGGCAAGCTGTGTCGCAACCTGCATCAATATGCTGCTTGGTGACGATGCCGCCGTCGATAGCCTCGGCAAGGCGAAAGATACGGCATATCGCCTCAATACCGATGTGCTGATCGCCGAGCTGCGCCGTATCCACCATCTGAAAGGCTACCGCCTGCGCAACGCGCCCAAACCTGATATCGAACGCCTGCGACGTGAGATAAAAGGTCCAGATGCTTAG
- the sucD gene encoding succinate--CoA ligase subunit alpha: protein MSILLDDTTRVIVQGITGREGQFHTHNMRAAGTKVVGGVTPGKGGETVEGLPVFDTVNEARAATGANASCIFVPGPFAADAIMEAASAGIELIVCISEWIPVIDMTRAILVVREHGARLIGPNCPGMCTPGSGKIGIIPYQIFTPGPVGFISRSGTLTYEVVALLTEAGIGQSTCIGIGGDPIIGSTFIDYLKLFEADPGTKAVVMCGEIGGSDEEDAAEYIKTMTKPVVAFISGRTAPPGKRMGHAGAIISGNTGTAQGKVAALKAANVPVADTIFDIPGLVKEALARV, encoded by the coding sequence ATGAGTATTTTACTTGACGATACAACACGTGTGATTGTGCAGGGCATTACCGGCCGCGAAGGTCAATTTCATACCCATAACATGCGAGCCGCCGGTACGAAAGTCGTCGGCGGTGTCACGCCCGGCAAAGGCGGAGAAACCGTTGAGGGCCTGCCCGTCTTCGATACTGTGAACGAGGCCAGAGCCGCGACAGGAGCCAATGCATCGTGCATTTTTGTGCCCGGTCCCTTCGCCGCCGATGCCATCATGGAAGCGGCCAGCGCCGGTATAGAATTGATCGTCTGCATCAGCGAATGGATTCCCGTCATCGATATGACGCGCGCCATCCTGGTCGTGCGCGAACATGGAGCGCGCCTGATCGGTCCGAACTGCCCCGGAATGTGTACGCCCGGCTCTGGCAAGATCGGCATCATTCCTTACCAGATTTTTACTCCCGGCCCCGTCGGCTTCATCTCCCGCTCCGGCACACTGACCTACGAGGTCGTAGCCTTACTGACAGAGGCCGGTATCGGGCAATCCACCTGCATTGGCATCGGCGGTGACCCCATCATCGGCTCGACCTTCATCGATTACCTGAAGCTGTTCGAGGCCGATCCAGGCACAAAGGCCGTCGTCATGTGCGGTGAAATAGGCGGAAGCGATGAGGAAGATGCCGCCGAATATATTAAAACCATGACCAAACCCGTCGTCGCCTTCATTTCCGGGCGCACAGCACCTCCTGGAAAGCGCATGGGCCACGCCGGAGCGATCATCTCGGGCAACACCGGAACTGCCCAGGGCAAGGTCGCCGCGCTCAAAGCCGCGAACGTGCCCGTCGCCGATACCATCTTCGATATTCCTGGGCTGGTCAAAGAAGCACTGGCAAGAGTATAA
- a CDS encoding GNAT family N-acetyltransferase has translation MPRGAEHVRMLTTDDLPLITRLLNTSEYVYQRFTLDELPGLLKHYPAVGVFNGTSLSSFILSQTVNPPSAWLAGFGVSWTESRSYMKHLDILIDHLARPLVNRGVRYLHYSGNDLQNDWLRDVLLPRGFRPYRLLYAYDKFDFSIPTPGNQLVRLRPVEIEDIPALMAIEDACFEDFWRYDAISFTDIIATHPYFVVAELDGKIIGYQFNALDGDFGYLVRIAVHPSLNGQGIGARLMAEAIRFFKQAKVTRIMLNTQDDNTHAHRLYEWFGFVRISQVGFVLRKNL, from the coding sequence ATGCCTCGCGGTGCTGAACATGTGCGTATGCTCACAACTGATGACCTTCCCTTGATAACGCGCCTGCTCAATACCTCTGAGTATGTGTACCAGCGTTTTACGCTGGATGAGCTTCCCGGCCTGCTCAAGCATTATCCGGCGGTTGGCGTGTTCAACGGCACATCTCTGAGCAGTTTTATCCTGTCGCAAACGGTCAATCCTCCCTCCGCCTGGCTGGCCGGTTTTGGCGTAAGCTGGACGGAGAGCCGTTCCTATATGAAGCATCTCGATATCCTCATCGACCACCTGGCGCGCCCACTGGTCAATCGCGGCGTGCGCTACCTGCACTACTCCGGCAACGACCTGCAGAATGATTGGCTGCGCGACGTGTTGTTGCCGCGCGGCTTCCGACCCTATCGCCTGCTATACGCCTACGACAAGTTCGACTTCAGCATCCCCACACCTGGCAACCAGCTTGTCAGGCTGCGTCCGGTCGAGATCGAAGATATACCGGCATTGATGGCAATCGAAGATGCCTGTTTCGAAGATTTCTGGCGCTATGACGCAATCTCATTCACCGATATCATCGCAACGCACCCCTACTTCGTAGTAGCTGAACTGGACGGCAAAATCATCGGCTACCAGTTCAATGCGCTGGATGGCGACTTCGGCTATCTCGTGCGTATCGCCGTGCATCCATCATTGAATGGTCAGGGCATAGGCGCGCGTCTGATGGCCGAAGCCATCCGTTTCTTCAAACAGGCAAAAGTCACCCGTATCATGCTCAACACCCAGGACGACAACACGCACGCGCACCGCCTCTACGAATGGTTCGGATTCGTGCGCATCTCCCAGGTCGGCTTTGTCCTGCGCAAAAATCTGTGA
- the sucC gene encoding ADP-forming succinate--CoA ligase subunit beta, protein MKIHEYQAKDILARYGVPIQPGRVAYTPEEAEQIARELGGPVVIKAQVYVGGRGKAGGIQFGDTPEEARAAAARVLGMNIKGLAVEKVLVVSKLDIAEEYYLGIILDRKSQAPVVMVSKAGGIDIEEVAATTPEKIIQQPIDMRWGLRPFEARDILARAGLPHNVIPKGGAILTALARAFIESDASLAEINPLALTTDGQVQAADAKILIDDNGLFRQKEYAAWAEPEESNPLEYEAKQEGLTYVKLDGDVGIIGNGAGLVMTTLDMVARVGGRPANFLDIGGGAKAEVMRKALTFVARDPQVRGILVNIFGGITRGEEVARGVIMAQSELPKGMPIVVRLSGTGAEEGKAMLKDAGLDWGKDMREAAEKIVAAIRERE, encoded by the coding sequence ATGAAGATTCATGAATACCAGGCCAAAGACATCCTGGCGCGCTACGGCGTTCCCATCCAGCCTGGGCGCGTAGCATACACGCCGGAAGAGGCAGAACAGATCGCCCGCGAGTTGGGCGGGCCGGTCGTCATTAAAGCCCAGGTCTATGTGGGTGGCCGCGGCAAAGCAGGTGGCATTCAATTCGGCGATACCCCTGAAGAGGCACGCGCCGCCGCCGCCAGAGTATTAGGCATGAATATCAAAGGGCTGGCCGTCGAAAAGGTCCTCGTCGTTTCCAAACTCGATATCGCCGAAGAATACTATCTCGGTATCATTCTTGACCGCAAGTCGCAGGCTCCCGTCGTCATGGTTTCAAAAGCGGGCGGTATCGACATCGAGGAAGTAGCCGCGACAACCCCGGAGAAGATCATCCAGCAACCTATCGATATGCGCTGGGGACTGCGCCCATTCGAGGCGCGCGATATCCTGGCGCGCGCTGGATTGCCGCACAACGTCATCCCCAAAGGCGGAGCAATCCTGACCGCCCTTGCCAGAGCCTTTATCGAGAGCGACGCCAGCCTGGCCGAAATCAACCCGCTCGCTCTGACAACTGATGGGCAGGTGCAGGCCGCCGATGCCAAGATTCTCATCGATGATAACGGCCTCTTCCGCCAGAAGGAGTATGCCGCCTGGGCCGAGCCGGAGGAGTCTAACCCCCTGGAATACGAGGCCAAGCAGGAGGGCCTGACCTACGTCAAACTGGATGGTGATGTCGGTATCATCGGCAACGGCGCCGGCCTGGTCATGACCACCCTCGACATGGTAGCGCGCGTCGGTGGCAGGCCCGCCAATTTCCTCGATATCGGCGGCGGCGCCAAGGCCGAAGTGATGCGCAAGGCTCTGACGTTCGTAGCCCGCGACCCCCAGGTCAGGGGCATCCTGGTCAACATCTTCGGGGGCATCACCCGCGGCGAAGAGGTTGCCAGGGGCGTCATCATGGCCCAGTCCGAACTGCCCAAGGGTATGCCCATCGTCGTCCGTCTGTCGGGCACCGGTGCTGAAGAGGGTAAGGCCATGCTCAAGGATGCCGGACTCGATTGGGGTAAAGATATGCGCGAGGCCGCCGAGAAGATCGTCGCCGCCATCCGTGAGAGAGAATAA